TGCAGAAGACGATCATCTTCTGCACCGACACCGACCACGCGGCACGCCTGCGCCAGGCGCTCATCGTCGAGAACCAAGACTTGGTGCTGAAGAACGAGCGCTACGTCATGCGCATCACCGGCGATGACCCGGCCGGCGCTGAGCAACTGGACAACTTCATCGACCCCGAGTCGAACTACCCGGTGCTGGTGACCACCTCGCGCCTGCTGTCGACGGGCGTGGATGCGCAGACCTGCCGGCTCATCGTGCTGGACCGCGCGGTGGGCTCGATGACCGAGTTCAAGCAGATCGTCGGGCGCGGCACGCGCATCCACGAAGACACGCAGAAGTTTTACTTCACCCTGGTGGACTTCCGCGGCGCGACGGCGCACTTCGCAGACCCCGACTTCGACGGCGACCCGGTGCAGATCTACGAGCCGGGCGAGCATGACCCCCCGTTGCCACCCGATCCGCCCATCGAGCCGCCCACGCCGCCGGGCGGTGGCGATGACGAGCAAGAAGACAACGACGGGGAAGAGATCCTGGTCGATCCTCCGCCCCCAGGCCCGGGCCCGCTTCAGCCACCCCCGCCACCACCTCAACCCAAGTTCCACATCGACGGCCGACCGGTGACGGTGTTGACCGAACGCGTCGAATACCTGGACGACGGCGGCAAGCTGGTGACCGAGTCGCTGCGCGACTTCTCGCGCAAGGCGATCCGCAAGCAGTTCGCCAGCCTGGACCAGTTCCTCAAGCGATGGCGCGCCAGCGAGCGCAAGGACGCCGTCATCGCCGAGCTGGCGGCCGAAGGCCTATTGCTGGATCCGCTGTTGGAAGAGGTCGGCAAGGACCTCGACCCCTTCGACCTGATCTGCCACATCGCCTTCGACCAGCCGCCGCTCACACGGAAAGAGCGCGCCAACAACGTGAAGAAGCGCGACGTGTTCACCCAGTATGGCCCGCAGGCTCGCGCGGTGTTGGAAGCGCTGCTCGCCAAGTACCAGGACGAAGGCATCGTCGGCGGGCTGGACAACGTGAAGATGCTGGAGATTCCGCCGTTCAGCACCATGGGCACGCCGCTGCAGCTGATCAAGCCCTTCGGCAACCGCGCCGGCTTCGAGCAGGCCGTGCACGAGTTGCAGGCGGCGCTGTACCAGGAAACAGCCTGATCTCCGCATGACTACAGCCGGCGCGCCGGCGCCGACGCGCACCCTCAGAACCAGAACATGTCAGCCAGAGCCATCATCAAATCCATCCAGGACACCATGCGACAGGACGTCGGCGTCGATGGCGACGCTCAGCGCCTGTCGCAGCTGTGCTGGATGTTCTTCCTGAAAATCATCGACGACCAGGACCAGCAGTTGGAGGTGATGCAGGACGGTTACCGATCGCCGATCCCGGCCAAGCTGCAGTGGCGAACCTGGGCGGCCGACCCCGAGGGCATCACTGGCGACGCTCTGCTGGCTTTCGTCAACGGCGAGTTGTTCCCCACGCTCAAGGCGCTGTCGACATCAGGCCAGCCGCGGCGCGGGCGCGGGTGGTGCGCGGCGTGTTCGAGGACGCCTACAACTACATGAAGAGCGGCCAGCTGATGCGGCAGGTGCTCAACAAGATCAACGGTGTCGATTTCAACGACCTGGCCGACCGACGGCATTTCGGCGAAATCTACGAACAACTGCTGAACGACCTGCAGAGCGCCGGCAATGCCGGCGAGTACTACACGCCACGCGCACTGACCGCCTTCATGGTCGACCGCATCGACCCCAAGCCAGGCGAGACGCTGTTCGACCCGAGCTGCGGCACGGGTGGCTTCCTCACCTGCGCCATCCGACACATGCGCGACCGCTACGTGAAGAAGCCCGAAGACGAACAGGCGCTGCAGCGCGGCCTGCGCGCGGTGGAGAAGAAGCCGCTGCCGCACATGCTGTGCGTCACCAACATGCTGCTGCACGGCATCGAGGACCCCGGCTTCGTGCGGCACGACAACACCCTGGCTCGCCCCTACGTGAGCTACAGCCAGAGCGACCGCGTGGACATCATCCTCACCAACCCGCCGTTCGGCGGGCGCGAGGAAGACGGTATCGAGAGCAACTTCCCGTCGCACTTCCGCACCAAGGAGACGGCCGACCTGTTCCTGGCCTTGTTCATCCGGCTGCTGAGACCCGGCGGGCGAGCTGCCATCGTGCTGCCCGATGGCAGCCTGTTCGGCGAAGGCGTGAAGACGCGCCTGAAGGAACACCTGCTGGCCGAGTGCAACCTGCACACCATCGTGCGGCTGCCCAACAGCGTGTTCAAGCCCTACGCCAGCATCGGCACCAACCTGCTGTTCTTCGAGAAGGGCACTCCAACACAGGACATCTGGTTCTACGAGCACCGCGTGCCCGAGGGCCAGAAGGCCTATTCGATGACCAAGCCGATCCGCGTGGAGCACCTCCAGGGGTGCGTGGACTGGTGGGGCGGCGCAGCGCGCGAAGGCCGCGTGGAGACGCCGCAAGCGTGGCGTGTGACGGCTGACGAGGTGAAGGCGCGCGGCTACAACCTCGACATCAAGAACCCGCATGCGATCGATGACGACCACGGCGATCCGGAGCATCTGCTGGCAGCCTTGAACGCGGCCGAGGCGGAGACAGCGCGCCTGCGGGACCAGTTGAAGGCGATCCTGGCGGAGGCGCTGGCGCGATGAAGGCCGACGAACTTTTTGCGGCACTCTCGAGCGTGTGGCGGATGCGCCGGAGGCGCTACCGCGGCTGCGCCAGCTGGTGCTTGACTTGGCTGTTCGGGGGAAGCTATTGCCCCAGCAGCCAGGTGACCATCCTCAAGCCAAAGCGTTGGCGGCAGCACGAAGCGAACTCAGTGAGCGCGCCAAGGCGACAGGGCGTCTTCGCTTCACGCCGAGCGCGCCGATTGCGGAGGCGGAGATCGGCGACGAATTGCCCACGGGATGGGTGGCCGCCCGCATCAACGACACCGGGCTGTACATCAACGGGCTTGCGTTCAAGCCGTCGGACTGGAAAGCCTCGGGCCTGCCAATCATCCGCATTCAGAACCTCTCGGATGACTCTCGGGAGTTCAACTATGCCCAGGGCGAGTTCGCTGACGAAGTACTGGTTCGGACCGGCGACATCCTTGTGTCGTGGTCAGCGACGCTGGACGCCTATCTCTGGAAGCGACAGACCGGAGTCTTGAACCAGCACATCTTCCGTGTGATTCAGGCGACTGGCCTGACAGACAGTGGCTATCTACTGCTGCTGTTGAAGCGGGCGATCCGCGACCTCTCAGAGAGCGTTCATGCGCACGGGCTCGTGATGACCCACATCAATCGCGGACCGTTCCTGCATCACGTCGTGTGGATTCCGCCACTCGCTGAGCAACATCGCATCGTCGCCAAGGTCGATGAACTGATGGCGCTGTGCGACCGGCTGGAGGCCGCTCGGGCGGAACGCGAAACGGCGCGCGACCGGCTGACCGCGGCCAGCCTGGCCCGCCTCAATACACCCGACCCAGAGACGTTTGCCGATGACGCGCGGTTCGCGCTGGACGCCCTGCCGGCGCTCACCACACGGTGTGATCAGATCACCCAAATGCGACAAACGATCCTCGGTCTTGCCGTGCGAGGCAAACTGGTCGGGCAAGATCCACGCGACGAACCCGCATCCGATCTTCTCACTCGCGTCAGCCGGGAGATCGACGCGTACTGCAAGACACACCGCCTCACCAGAGCGGTCGTGGAACCAATCGAGAAAGAAAACGAACCTTACACATTGCCTCTGGGGTGGCGATGGGCTCGTTTGGCTGAACTACACCGAGTGATTACCGATGGCGACCACCAACCTCCTCCGCGTGCCGATGAGGGGATCGCGTTCTTGACCATCGGGAATGTCACCACGGGAAAACTCAACTTTGCCGATTGCAGACTAGTATCCAAAGACTACTTCCAGTCTCTGCCTACCTATCGTGTACCTGCACACGGCGACATTCTCTACACGGTCGTCGGTGCCACCTTTGGCCGCCCCGCGTTGGTTGATACAGATCGAGAGTTCTGCGTCCAGCGGCACATTGCGATCTTGAAGCCGGCTTCCGCGATGAATCTCCAGTACTTGGTTTGGATGTTGAGTTCACCGCACGTCTACGACCAGGCAATCCGAAGTACTACCGGCACGGCGCAGCCAACCATCGGCCTTCGCCCGCTTCGCCACTTCGCGGTGCCTGTGCCCCCGCTTGTCGAGCAGGGCAGGATCGTTGCCAAGGTTGCTGAATTGATGAGAGGCTGCGACCAGTTGGAGGCCAGTCTGTCCGCCTGCGAGACCCATCGTGCGCGCATGCTGGAAGTTCTGCTACGCCGCACGCTGGAGCCGACTGACCTGGAATGGTCTGCCAGCGCCGCCGAGGCCCAGGCCTCATGACCGAGGTCAGCGCTGTGACGCCCGTCGGCGGCGGTATCCCGCCCTCGCACAGCGACTACATCGTCTTCGTCGACGAAAGCGGCGACCACAGCCTGGAGTCGGTGAACCCCGAATACCCGATCTTCGTGTTGGCCTTCTGCATCCTGCCCACGGCGGCCTATGTGGAGCAGATCACGCCGGCCGTACGCCGGCTGAAGTGCCAGTTGTTCGGCCACGACCTCGTGATCCTGCACGAACACGACATTCGCAAGAAGACGGGCCCCTTCGCACGCCTGGGCAAGGATGCGCGCGAGGCGCTGCTGGAGGGGCTCACCGAAGTCATTCGCGCTGCGCCGATGACGCTGGTGGCGGTAGTGATCGACAAGGTGAAGCACAAGGCGCGCTACCTAAGCCCCGAGCACCCTTACCACCTCGCTTTGAAGTACGGCTTGGAGCGCGTGCATCACTTCCTGCACCTGCGGGGACAGGGCGAGCGCCGCACCACTGTGGTCTGCGAGGCACGTGGACTGAAAGAAGACAAGGAAATCGAGGTGACCTTTCGACGTGTCTGCGACGGCGACAACCGCGACAGGCGCCCGTACGCGCTGGACATCGTGATCGCCGACAAGCGCGCCAACTCCGAGGGCTTGCAACTGGCCGACCTCGTGGCCCGGCCGGCGGGGCTACACGTTCTGCGGCCCGACCAGCCAAACCGGGCGTGGGACGTCTTGGCGACCAAGCTGTTCGCCGGGGCTCACGGCGTGGTCCCGGGCAACGGCCTGAAGGTGTTTCCGTGAAGAATCGCGCCCCAGAAAGCAGAAGGGCCCCCAGGAAGTCCCAGGAGCCCAGCGCCGGTCGGGTAGTCCCAACCCATTTAGATCAGAGCATACCGGCCTCGGTAGGTTCCCGTCCAGGCGAAGAATGCATGGCCAGCTGCGGCGCCGAGCCATAGTCGGCCAACACCACAGGCCCAAAATCAGGAAGAACTGGCGCAGCCCAGGACCGAAGGTCACGAGCAGCGTGTGACGGGGAACCGCCCGCCACCCCTGCATCGGGCGTCGGGTCAAAGTCGGCGCATTGCAGGACGTAGACGGGCTCTGGGGCTTTCGCCACGCGGAAGCCTGGCTGAGCAATCCGCGGGGCTTCCCGTTCCGCCCGCATCTTTCTCTGGAGGCCAAGCCTTTGGCACCGCTCAACGCCATGGCCGGATTGACATCCTGTCTCACAAACATTCACTGTACGCATGATCAATTCCGAGTGGATTCCCGCCAAGGCTGCGGCAAACATCAAGAAGCACGGTGTTTCCTTCGAGGAAGCCCAGTCTGTCTTCTACGATGAGTTCGCCATCCAGTTCTTCGATGATGACCACTCGACGCTTGAAGAGCGCTTTCTGTTGTTGGGGATGAGCGCTGGTCCGAGACTGCTTCCGGTTGCTCACTGCAAACGAGACGACGGTCACGTCATCCGCGTCATTTCCGCGCGCAAGGCCACCCAGCGTGAAAGCGCGTTCTACGGGAAGTGAGGATTCCATGAAAGCCGAATACGATCTCTCCAAGATGAAGTCGCGCAGGAACCCCCTACGCATCGAAGCTCAAGACACCCGTTACCATGCAGCCCTCCGAAGACGTCGTTGCCTACTTCGAGCGCATGGCGGTCGATGTAGGCGTCCCTTACCAAAGCCTCATCAGTCTCTATCTTCGCGACTGCATTGCGCAAAACAGGCAGATCCAGATTGCCTGGCCCAGCAAGCCCTGACCCGCGTGCGAGCCAGCCTGCGCAAAGAACCGTGCGGGCCGCTCCGCCCGCAGATTGGCAGCAGGCTGGCTTACTGGATGAGCCACACCGGCGCAGCTCTCTATCGCCCGGCTCCGACGTGAACCCCTCCCTCACCCTCCCGAAGTGCCCGTCAGTCGTCGTCAATTCGTAGATCGGCCGCTGCCGATCCAGCGCCTTCAGGACCCCGGCCGGCGTCAGTTCGAACTCGTCTCGTAGCGCGCTGCCGATGTCGCCGGCACTGCGCTGTCCGGTGCCGAACGTCTCCACCGGAAAACTCACGGGCCCGGCCACGCCGATGGCGTAGACGATCTGGACCAGGAATTTCCTTGCCCAACCGCGGGCGACCACTTGCCGCGCGGGAAATCGGGCCATGCATAGCGAGGGCACCGATCTACAGATCAAGGACGAGGCCTTCTGACCGCAGCGATGCATGCCTCATTTGCCCCCTGCCAATCTTCAACGTAGTCCGTTTGGATCCGCTGCTGTCCCACGCGTTGCCATGCTCCGGCCAACATGGCTAGCTACGATGGCGAAGCACACAAGCTCACCATCCAACGTTCTTGCGATGCGTGCGCTTGCATGTGACTCAATTGCCATCGGGGAGATGAACAATGCGCAAGACGCTGTCTATCGGTACTCTCGTATTCGCGGCGCTCCAGGCGGTACCCGCTTCCGCCGCGGACTTCCTTTTCATCCGTCATGCCGAAAGCACGGCGAATGCGGGCACGGCGACCACGGTTCAGGAATTCCTGAACCCGCCGTTGACGGTGCTGGGCCAACAGCAGGCGCTCAACCTGCAAACTGTGCTGGCAAGCTACGACATCACCACCCTCTATACCAGCGCCTATCAGCGCACCCAGCTCACCATTGCGCCCACAGCGGCTGCGTTTGGCCTCACGCCCATCGCAGACGCCCGGACCAACGAGTGGTACATCGGTGACGTCACGAGCCTCGAAGAATTGGCCACCGTCAATCCTTTCGCCGTCATCGGTGCCTGGGCCGCGGGAAATACCGGTGCCAAGGCGAACCTGCCCAATGCCGAATCGCTCGATGAAATGGCGGCACGCGTCATCCCGGCGTGGAACGAGATCATCAATCAGCACAAGGACGAGGACGGAATCGTGGTCCTGGTCGGACACGGGGCGGAAATCGGTTTCGTCATGCCCTACTTTGCCGAGAACGTGAGCCTCGACTTCGCCTTTTCGCATGGCCTCCAGAACACCGGCATCGTGCAGCTTGAACTCATCAATGATCTGCCTTACGTGACGAACTGGCAGGGCACCCCGCTGCCCGTGCCAGAACCGGAAACGTACGCCATGTTGATGGCCGGTCTGGGGCTGATGGGATTCATGGCTCGCCGCAAGAAACAAGCGTCTTGATCGGCCGGTCAGTTCTGCCACCCGGAGAAACCCCGCTGCGGCGGGGTTTCTTCTTTTCTGGACAGACCAATGGCGCGACTCGATGCGGCGGCCGAAGATAGGCGGCGCACCGACCGAACCGCCTCCGGGAAGTTCAGCCTGTCGTCACTTCCCTCTCCCAAGAAAACTCCCCCCTCTGCCTCCCGAAGTGCCCGTAGTTCGTCGTCAGCTCATAGATCGGCCACCGCAGATCCAGCGTTTT
This DNA window, taken from Betaproteobacteria bacterium, encodes the following:
- a CDS encoding restriction endonuclease subunit S — encoded protein: MADAPEALPRLRQLVLDLAVRGKLLPQQPGDHPQAKALAAARSELSERAKATGRLRFTPSAPIAEAEIGDELPTGWVAARINDTGLYINGLAFKPSDWKASGLPIIRIQNLSDDSREFNYAQGEFADEVLVRTGDILVSWSATLDAYLWKRQTGVLNQHIFRVIQATGLTDSGYLLLLLKRAIRDLSESVHAHGLVMTHINRGPFLHHVVWIPPLAEQHRIVAKVDELMALCDRLEAARAERETARDRLTAASLARLNTPDPETFADDARFALDALPALTTRCDQITQMRQTILGLAVRGKLVGQDPRDEPASDLLTRVSREIDAYCKTHRLTRAVVEPIEKENEPYTLPLGWRWARLAELHRVITDGDHQPPPRADEGIAFLTIGNVTTGKLNFADCRLVSKDYFQSLPTYRVPAHGDILYTVVGATFGRPALVDTDREFCVQRHIAILKPASAMNLQYLVWMLSSPHVYDQAIRSTTGTAQPTIGLRPLRHFAVPVPPLVEQGRIVAKVAELMRGCDQLEASLSACETHRARMLEVLLRRTLEPTDLEWSASAAEAQAS
- a CDS encoding DUF3800 domain-containing protein; the protein is MTEVSAVTPVGGGIPPSHSDYIVFVDESGDHSLESVNPEYPIFVLAFCILPTAAYVEQITPAVRRLKCQLFGHDLVILHEHDIRKKTGPFARLGKDAREALLEGLTEVIRAAPMTLVAVVIDKVKHKARYLSPEHPYHLALKYGLERVHHFLHLRGQGERRTTVVCEARGLKEDKEIEVTFRRVCDGDNRDRRPYALDIVIADKRANSEGLQLADLVARPAGLHVLRPDQPNRAWDVLATKLFAGAHGVVPGNGLKVFP
- a CDS encoding BrnT family toxin — translated: MINSEWIPAKAAANIKKHGVSFEEAQSVFYDEFAIQFFDDDHSTLEERFLLLGMSAGPRLLPVAHCKRDDGHVIRVISARKATQRESAFYGK
- a CDS encoding methionine adenosyltransferase domain-containing protein, producing MARFPARQVVARGWARKFLVQIVYAIGVAGPVSFPVETFGTGQRSAGDIGSALRDEFELTPAGVLKALDRQRPIYELTTTDGHFGRVREGFTSEPGDRELRRCGSSSKPACCQSAGGAARTVLCAGWLARGSGLAGPGNLDLPVLRNAVAKIETDEALVRDAYIDRHALEVGNDVFGGLHGNGCLELRCVGGSCATSSWRDRIRLSWNPHFP
- a CDS encoding histidine phosphatase family protein gives rise to the protein MRKTLSIGTLVFAALQAVPASAADFLFIRHAESTANAGTATTVQEFLNPPLTVLGQQQALNLQTVLASYDITTLYTSAYQRTQLTIAPTAAAFGLTPIADARTNEWYIGDVTSLEELATVNPFAVIGAWAAGNTGAKANLPNAESLDEMAARVIPAWNEIINQHKDEDGIVVLVGHGAEIGFVMPYFAENVSLDFAFSHGLQNTGIVQLELINDLPYVTNWQGTPLPVPEPETYAMLMAGLGLMGFMARRKKQAS